In one window of Chryseobacterium sp. JV274 DNA:
- a CDS encoding class I SAM-dependent methyltransferase, translated as MEKEELKILAQNLANPQGEKGIEIGEMMNATNISMTLESIKTLVVDDDQQILEIGHGNAAHLKSIISLAKNLRYTGIDISETMHNEAKRLNKEFESQADFVLYEGSKLPFQDRAFDKIFTVNTVYFWENPVEFLNEIYRVLKDDGTFVLTFGQREFMEKLPFTEYDFILYNNSEMEELISKSHFKRMKTSEKEEEIKSKTGNETIQRIYTILTIKK; from the coding sequence ATGGAAAAAGAAGAACTCAAAATCCTTGCACAGAATCTTGCCAATCCTCAGGGGGAAAAAGGCATCGAGATTGGTGAAATGATGAATGCCACTAACATCAGTATGACGTTAGAAAGTATCAAAACACTGGTGGTAGATGATGATCAGCAAATCCTCGAAATAGGACACGGGAATGCCGCACACCTGAAAAGTATAATAAGTCTTGCCAAAAATCTCAGATATACCGGGATTGATATTTCTGAAACCATGCATAATGAAGCCAAAAGGCTCAATAAAGAATTTGAAAGCCAGGCAGATTTTGTTTTGTATGAAGGCAGTAAACTCCCTTTCCAGGACAGAGCTTTTGATAAAATATTTACAGTCAATACAGTCTATTTCTGGGAAAATCCGGTAGAATTTTTAAATGAGATATACAGGGTTTTAAAAGATGACGGAACATTCGTTCTTACATTCGGACAAAGAGAATTCATGGAAAAACTGCCGTTTACGGAATATGACTTCATCCTGTACAACAACAGTGAAATGGAAGAACTGATCTCCAAAAGTCATTTTAAAAGAATGAAAACTTCTGAAAAAGAAGAAGAAATAAAAAGTAAAACAGGAAACGAAACAATACAAAGAATTTATACAATTTTAACCATAAAAAAGTAA
- a CDS encoding FecCD family ABC transporter permease, with protein sequence MKTQSKLYFYLIISAVLLTIIAVLSLNTGVYDFGGNSPFMALWQFIKGDSNLSLSDKYVIWDVRAARIIMAILVGSMLSVSGTSLQGLFKNPLATGDLIGLTSGATLLAAIAIVLGGHFKEYLPEAVQFSLVGIAAFIGSFLSMMLVYRISTSGGKTNVVMMLLTGVAITAIGFSVTGFLIYISKDEQLRDLTFWNLGSLAAATWTKNIILAIVMIIAYIILLPKGKALNAMMLGEKDAHHLGINVERLKKQIIIIVALMVGSCVAFSGTIGFVGLIVPYILRLLFKSNYAFILPLSAMCGSILMLTADTFSRSIVAPSELPIGILTALMGGPIFIAILVKFKKSL encoded by the coding sequence TTGAAAACACAAAGTAAACTATACTTTTATCTTATTATAAGTGCAGTACTGCTTACTATTATAGCAGTACTGTCACTTAATACAGGAGTTTATGATTTTGGAGGAAACTCTCCGTTCATGGCACTGTGGCAATTTATAAAAGGAGATTCCAATTTATCATTGAGTGATAAATATGTAATCTGGGACGTAAGAGCAGCCAGAATTATCATGGCAATTTTAGTAGGAAGTATGTTGTCGGTTTCAGGAACAAGTCTTCAGGGACTTTTCAAGAATCCTTTGGCAACGGGAGATTTAATAGGACTTACATCGGGAGCAACTTTGCTGGCAGCAATTGCGATTGTTTTAGGAGGACATTTCAAAGAATATCTTCCTGAGGCTGTACAATTTTCACTGGTAGGAATCGCGGCGTTTATCGGTTCTTTTTTATCAATGATGTTGGTCTACAGAATTTCAACAAGCGGAGGAAAAACAAATGTGGTCATGATGCTGCTTACGGGAGTCGCAATAACGGCTATCGGTTTTTCAGTAACCGGATTTCTGATCTACATCTCAAAAGATGAGCAGCTTAGAGATCTTACCTTTTGGAATTTAGGAAGTTTGGCAGCAGCAACATGGACTAAGAATATCATTCTGGCCATTGTTATGATCATTGCCTATATCATTTTATTGCCGAAAGGTAAAGCTTTGAATGCAATGATGCTGGGAGAAAAAGATGCACACCATCTGGGAATCAATGTGGAAAGGCTGAAAAAACAGATTATTATTATTGTAGCTTTAATGGTAGGGAGCTGTGTGGCATTCTCAGGAACTATAGGTTTTGTAGGTCTTATTGTACCTTATATTTTAAGACTCTTATTCAAATCCAATTATGCTTTTATTTTGCCATTATCGGCAATGTGCGGAAGCATTTTAATGTTGACAGCAGATACCTTCAGCAGAAGTATTGTAGCACCGTCAGAACTGCCGATCGGTATTTTAACAGCCTTAATGGGAGGACCTATTTTTATCGCTATTTTGGTTAAATTTAAAAAGTCACTGTAA
- a CDS encoding ChaN family lipoprotein, whose translation MKNIFIAILLAGFCSLKAQDFKAYQFYDKKGKEIKTDKLVKELADYDVVFFGENHNSSINHWLQLKITEALFAKKNGQLILGAEMFERDNQAQLNQYLNGKFDAKTLKDSARLWNNYATDYKPLVDFAKDKKLNFIATNIPRKYASQTVKEGLESLNKLSGKEKTYIAQLPIKVTLDTPGYPEMKKMMGDHAEGTKVMNFISAQATKDATMAESILKNYQAGKTFIHYNGNYHSKEFGGIYWYIKQKNPNLKMAVISVFESGDPELKVPAKDYIPTDFNLIIPGDMTKTF comes from the coding sequence ATGAAAAATATTTTCATAGCGATATTGCTTGCCGGTTTCTGTTCATTGAAGGCCCAGGACTTTAAAGCTTACCAGTTTTATGATAAGAAAGGAAAGGAAATAAAGACTGACAAACTGGTGAAAGAACTAGCGGATTATGATGTGGTCTTTTTTGGAGAAAATCATAACAGTTCTATCAATCACTGGCTTCAGCTTAAAATTACAGAAGCCTTGTTTGCAAAAAAGAACGGTCAGCTTATTTTAGGCGCAGAAATGTTTGAACGAGATAATCAGGCACAGCTGAATCAGTATTTAAACGGGAAATTTGATGCTAAGACATTGAAAGACTCTGCCCGTTTATGGAACAATTATGCAACAGATTATAAACCTCTGGTTGATTTTGCTAAAGATAAAAAACTGAATTTTATTGCTACCAATATCCCAAGGAAATATGCCTCTCAAACCGTGAAGGAAGGTCTTGAATCCCTGAATAAATTAAGCGGAAAAGAGAAAACATACATTGCTCAGCTGCCTATCAAAGTTACGCTGGACACCCCAGGATATCCAGAAATGAAAAAGATGATGGGAGATCATGCAGAAGGAACAAAAGTAATGAATTTTATTTCAGCCCAGGCAACGAAAGATGCTACAATGGCAGAATCTATTCTGAAAAATTATCAGGCCGGAAAAACATTTATCCATTACAACGGAAACTATCACAGCAAAGAATTTGGCGGAATCTATTGGTATATCAAACAGAAAAATCCTAATTTGAAAATGGCAGTAATCTCTGTTTTTGAATCAGGAGATCCTGAACTGAAAGTGCCGGCCAAAGACTATATCCCGACAGATTTCAATCTGATTATTCCGGGAGATATGACTAAGACTTTTTAA
- a CDS encoding hemin ABC transporter substrate-binding protein, giving the protein MKKFILAASVLVAVYSCKKAEGSPKESTTEATSEAPKTNNKIVTLSGGITEIVSALGHEKEIVGTDVTSTYPASLKATAKDLGHMRSMTIEPIMAVSPTLILASDKDINPELMGKIKSSGIKTEVFKQEYTVEGTKKLIESVAKAIGNTDYQKLNDKIDADLKQVQPIAKKPKVLFIYARGNMLMVSGKNTPMASLITLAGGENAVTDFEDFKPLTPEAVVKANPDVLFFFETGLQGAGGNEGALKMPGVSQTNAGKNKKIIAMDGGLVSGFGPRLGEAAVGLNKLLIENTK; this is encoded by the coding sequence ATGAAAAAATTCATTCTTGCAGCTTCTGTACTTGTAGCAGTGTATTCTTGCAAAAAGGCAGAAGGATCACCAAAAGAAAGTACAACGGAAGCTACTTCTGAAGCACCAAAGACCAACAATAAAATAGTAACATTAAGTGGAGGAATTACTGAAATAGTATCTGCCCTGGGCCACGAAAAAGAAATCGTAGGAACGGATGTTACAAGTACTTATCCTGCATCTTTAAAAGCTACAGCTAAAGATTTAGGCCACATGAGATCAATGACTATTGAGCCGATCATGGCAGTCTCTCCAACATTAATTTTAGCTTCTGATAAAGATATCAACCCGGAATTGATGGGGAAAATAAAATCTTCAGGAATTAAAACTGAAGTATTCAAACAGGAATATACGGTAGAAGGAACTAAAAAGTTGATTGAATCTGTAGCAAAAGCTATCGGAAATACAGACTACCAGAAACTGAATGACAAGATTGATGCAGATCTTAAACAGGTACAGCCTATTGCTAAAAAGCCAAAAGTATTGTTCATCTATGCCAGAGGAAATATGCTGATGGTGAGTGGTAAAAATACACCAATGGCTTCATTAATTACCCTTGCAGGCGGTGAAAATGCCGTAACTGATTTTGAAGATTTCAAACCATTGACCCCGGAAGCTGTTGTAAAAGCCAATCCTGATGTACTGTTCTTCTTTGAAACAGGTTTACAGGGAGCTGGAGGAAATGAAGGCGCTCTTAAAATGCCGGGTGTTTCCCAAACGAATGCAGGGAAGAATAAAAAAATCATCGCAATGGACGGAGGTTTAGTATCAGGTTTCGGGCCGAGATTAGGAGAAGCAGCAGTAGGATTAAACAAACTTTTAATTGAAAACACAAAGTAA
- a CDS encoding hemin-degrading factor, translated as MSTLVNDLKEKWEALKAENPHIRIRNAAAQLEVSEAELLATSIGEGVTVLNPDFQGILTEAEQLGKVMALTRNDECVHERKGTYLNGDFSSPHAQLFVGEDIDLRIFLNHWKFAFAVLEGDKKSFQFFGKDGLALHKIYLTKNSNEAGFDAIVEKFKAEDQNQVLAFEAVAPKQPEKADSEIDVEGFKKAWTELKDTHDFFMMTRKYGVSRTQALRLAPEGFAKKIDNAKVVNILEDASEKNTPIMVFVGNRGIIQIHTGNVKKTLWHQQWFNVMDPDFNLHLDVTKIAEAWIVKKPTEDGEVTAIEVFNNEGDFIVQFFGKRKPGIPELQEWKDLVAALEK; from the coding sequence ATGAGCACATTAGTTAATGATTTAAAGGAAAAATGGGAAGCTCTGAAAGCAGAAAATCCACATATCAGAATAAGAAATGCAGCAGCACAATTAGAAGTAAGTGAAGCCGAATTATTGGCAACAAGCATTGGAGAAGGAGTTACTGTCCTGAACCCGGATTTCCAGGGAATCCTTACAGAAGCTGAGCAGTTAGGAAAAGTAATGGCTCTTACCCGTAACGATGAGTGTGTTCATGAAAGAAAAGGAACGTATCTAAACGGAGATTTCAGCAGCCCTCATGCACAGCTTTTTGTAGGTGAAGATATCGACCTTAGAATTTTCCTTAACCACTGGAAATTTGCTTTTGCAGTACTGGAAGGAGATAAGAAAAGCTTTCAGTTTTTCGGGAAAGACGGCTTGGCACTTCACAAGATTTATTTGACTAAAAATAGCAATGAAGCTGGTTTCGATGCGATTGTAGAAAAATTCAAAGCAGAAGATCAGAATCAGGTATTGGCTTTTGAAGCTGTAGCTCCAAAACAGCCAGAAAAAGCAGATTCTGAAATTGATGTAGAAGGATTCAAAAAAGCTTGGACAGAATTGAAAGACACACATGATTTTTTCATGATGACAAGAAAATATGGAGTAAGCAGAACACAGGCATTAAGATTAGCTCCGGAAGGATTTGCTAAGAAAATCGATAACGCAAAAGTGGTAAACATCCTTGAAGATGCTTCTGAAAAAAATACACCGATCATGGTTTTCGTTGGAAACAGAGGAATTATTCAGATTCACACAGGAAATGTGAAGAAAACACTTTGGCACCAGCAATGGTTCAACGTAATGGATCCTGATTTCAATTTACACCTTGATGTAACGAAAATTGCAGAAGCTTGGATCGTTAAAAAACCAACGGAGGACGGAGAAGTAACAGCTATCGAAGTATTCAACAATGAAGGAGACTTTATTGTTCAGTTCTTTGGAAAAAGGAAACCTGGAATTCCTGAGCTTCAGGAGTGGAAGGACCTTGTAGCAGCATTAGAAAAGTAA
- a CDS encoding heme ABC transporter ATP-binding protein, with protein sequence MIKAHQINYKHKDFRILDGVDVSLEYGEFLAIVGPNGAGKSSLLSVLADEVKSGNNKVLFKDKPIREWNIKELSKHKAKFSQHNSNDIPLEVKDVIMMGRYPYFDAQPGKEDLEAMNNMMYETDIFHLKEREYNTLSGGEKQRVHLSRVMAQLENEIAHKLVFLDEPLNNLDIKHQYKALEIIKNFTKKANSAIVVLHDLNLAAQFADKILLMKSGQVSAYGTPQEVFTAENISNAYNFPCTICEHPITNNPMIIFG encoded by the coding sequence ATGATCAAGGCACACCAGATTAATTATAAACATAAAGATTTCCGAATTCTGGACGGGGTAGATGTCTCTCTGGAGTATGGTGAATTTTTGGCTATTGTAGGACCTAACGGAGCAGGAAAGTCAAGTCTTCTGAGCGTATTGGCAGATGAAGTGAAATCCGGAAATAATAAGGTTTTATTTAAGGATAAACCCATCAGAGAATGGAATATCAAAGAGCTTTCAAAACATAAAGCAAAGTTCTCACAGCACAACAGCAATGATATTCCGCTTGAGGTAAAAGATGTGATCATGATGGGAAGATATCCGTATTTTGATGCTCAGCCCGGAAAAGAAGATCTGGAAGCCATGAACAATATGATGTACGAAACTGATATTTTTCATCTTAAAGAAAGAGAATACAATACACTTTCAGGAGGAGAAAAGCAGCGTGTACATCTTTCAAGAGTAATGGCACAGCTTGAAAATGAAATTGCCCACAAACTGGTTTTTCTGGATGAACCTTTGAACAATTTGGATATAAAACATCAGTATAAGGCGTTGGAAATTATCAAAAATTTTACAAAAAAAGCCAATAGTGCCATTGTTGTTTTGCATGATCTCAACCTTGCGGCACAATTTGCAGACAAAATTTTATTAATGAAATCAGGACAGGTTTCCGCCTATGGAACTCCACAGGAAGTTTTTACAGCAGAAAATATCAGCAATGCCTATAATTTTCCCTGTACCATTTGCGAACACCCAATTACCAATAACCCTATGATCATTTTTGGATAA